Proteins from a genomic interval of Clostridium scatologenes:
- a CDS encoding iron-containing alcohol dehydrogenase, with translation MQNFNYSIPTKVFFGKGRIKVLGTNIKQYGSKVLIVYGGGSIKRNGIYDKIVNILKEENIDFCELSGVEPNPRITTVRKGIKICKDNNIDFVLAVGGGSSIDCAKAIAAGYYYEGDPWDIVVNPRKIKKVLPIASILTLAATGSEMDVFAVISNTETNEKLGTSHPDMAPKFSVLDPEYTFSVPANQTASGTADIMSHTFESYFTNTRETFIQNRISEAILKTCIEYGVKAVKDPENYEARANLMWASSLAINGLLAYGKTRNWAVHPMEHELSAIYDITHGVGLAILTPHWMKYVLDENTVDNFVEYGVNVWGIDKNHDKMSIANEAIEKTKEYFVSLGLPTTLKEVGIGEDRLEEMAKKSVSRGKIGVIKALDEKDVLNIFKAAL, from the coding sequence ATGCAAAACTTCAACTATTCAATTCCTACAAAAGTATTTTTTGGGAAAGGACGAATAAAAGTACTTGGTACTAATATAAAACAATATGGATCTAAAGTTTTAATTGTTTATGGAGGAGGAAGTATAAAAAGAAATGGTATATATGATAAGATAGTTAATATTTTAAAAGAAGAAAACATTGATTTTTGTGAACTTTCTGGTGTAGAACCAAATCCAAGAATAACAACAGTAAGAAAAGGTATAAAAATATGTAAGGATAATAATATAGATTTTGTACTTGCAGTAGGTGGTGGTAGCTCAATTGATTGTGCTAAAGCTATAGCGGCAGGATATTATTATGAAGGTGATCCATGGGACATTGTAGTTAATCCAAGAAAGATAAAAAAAGTTCTTCCTATTGCATCTATATTAACTCTAGCTGCAACAGGTTCAGAAATGGATGTATTTGCTGTAATCTCAAATACTGAAACTAATGAAAAACTAGGAACATCTCATCCTGATATGGCACCTAAATTTTCCGTTTTAGATCCTGAATATACTTTTTCAGTACCTGCCAATCAAACAGCATCTGGAACAGCTGATATAATGAGTCATACTTTTGAATCTTATTTTACTAATACAAGGGAAACATTTATACAAAATAGAATATCAGAAGCCATTCTTAAGACTTGTATAGAATATGGTGTAAAAGCAGTTAAAGATCCTGAAAATTATGAAGCAAGAGCTAACCTAATGTGGGCTTCAAGCTTAGCTATAAATGGATTACTAGCATATGGAAAAACACGTAACTGGGCTGTTCATCCAATGGAGCATGAATTAAGTGCAATATATGATATTACTCATGGAGTAGGACTTGCAATTCTAACTCCACATTGGATGAAGTATGTTTTAGATGAAAATACTGTAGATAACTTTGTTGAATATGGAGTAAATGTTTGGGGAATAGATAAAAATCATGATAAGATGTCAATAGCTAATGAAGCTATTGAGAAAACTAAGGAATACTTTGTTTCTCTAGGATTACCTACAACTTTAAAAGAAGTTGGTATAGGGGAAGATAGATTAGAAGAAATGGCAAAGAAATCTGTAAGTAGAGGAAAGATTGGTGTTATTAAAGCTTTAGATGAAAAAGATGTATTAAATATATTTAAAGCAGCACTATAG
- a CDS encoding ribonuclease H-like YkuK family protein: protein MKSITYGEVDFKNMVELIKNYVSERPEKEYKISIGTDSQNFDLTKVVIVVAVHRVGNGGIFFYDTKRVSKITNIRQKIFYETNISINIATKFVELFEDKYFKYDISIHVDAGDNGPSSKVIAEITSWINSCGFNCKTKPYSYAASSIANRYSK from the coding sequence ATGAAAAGTATAACTTATGGTGAAGTTGATTTTAAAAATATGGTTGAATTAATTAAGAACTATGTTAGTGAAAGACCAGAAAAAGAATATAAAATATCTATAGGTACTGATTCACAAAATTTTGATTTAACTAAAGTAGTTATAGTAGTAGCTGTTCATAGGGTGGGAAATGGTGGAATATTTTTTTATGATACTAAAAGAGTAAGCAAAATTACCAATATACGTCAAAAAATTTTTTATGAAACAAATATAAGTATTAATATTGCTACGAAATTTGTGGAACTATTTGAAGATAAATACTTTAAATATGATATATCTATACATGTAGATGCTGGAGATAATGGACCTTCATCTAAGGTTATAGCTGAAATTACATCATGGATAAATTCTTGTGGTTTTAATTGTAAAACAAAGCCATATTCATATGCAGCATCATCCATAGCAAATAGGTATTCTAAATAG
- a CDS encoding YopX family protein, with the protein MREFKFKIWNGFTISKPFFIYDMKEQGIDEKCEILQYTGLKDKNSIEIYEGDIIAINNEKISLKLPVRFGKYSFSKYIGECGELSDSTDLYGFYVENEYLYIQMLNGNIIIVGNIYENSEFTKK; encoded by the coding sequence ATGAGAGAATTTAAATTTAAAATTTGGAATGGTTTTACAATTAGTAAGCCTTTTTTTATATACGATATGAAAGAACAAGGTATAGATGAAAAATGTGAAATATTGCAATATACAGGTCTTAAGGATAAGAATAGTATAGAAATTTATGAAGGAGATATAATTGCTATAAATAATGAAAAAATTTCATTAAAACTTCCAGTGAGGTTTGGAAAATATAGCTTTTCAAAGTATATTGGAGAATGTGGGGAACTTAGTGATTCCACTGATTTATATGGATTTTATGTGGAAAATGAATATTTATATATTCAAATGTTAAATGGTAATATAATAATTGTAGGGAATATATACGAAAATTCAGAATTTACAAAGAAATAA
- a CDS encoding sigma 54-interacting transcriptional regulator encodes MKNYLRLEIISKDRLGMVLDILKKLYENNISIHSLEVFPNKVYIKVENLQELAKKISIIKKLLNIDGVLNVEEVELLSYEKNERKLLAIIDAVQDGILAINHNEQVELFNNYCEKIFNTKKECIVGKNVKQLLGYDEPIINLLKTGKDYDNIEVFTKNTKGNFHYITSGRSVKDDNGQTLAAVASLKDIDEAIEMTNVIISKEDLAFKDIIGNSASMINIRKICTAVANGNSTILLRGESGTGKELFAKAIHKLSSRSNKNFLAINCAALPDNLIESELFGYEKGSFTGATEKGKDGLFKAAHNGTLFLDEIGELSLPLQAKLLRVLQEGTIRKIGSNIEQKIDVRIIAATNRNLEDMISKNTFREDLYYRLNVIPIYIPCLKDRIEDIPMLVNFFIKNLNKQMGKNIKGAEMAFMEKLANSNWPGNIRELKNVVERAMNLCHGSLLKEENLIMDFEKNSNHKTPSDDYEFNFNFKLKDVVEDAEKKALISAIKKYKSCRKAAKALGVSHTTIINKLNKYKIDFH; translated from the coding sequence ATGAAAAATTATTTAAGGCTCGAAATAATATCTAAAGATAGACTTGGGATGGTTTTAGATATTTTAAAAAAACTTTATGAAAACAACATAAGCATTCATTCACTAGAAGTCTTTCCAAACAAAGTATATATAAAGGTAGAAAATTTACAAGAATTAGCTAAAAAAATAAGTATCATAAAAAAACTACTTAACATAGATGGTGTTCTGAATGTAGAAGAAGTTGAGCTACTTTCTTACGAAAAAAACGAAAGAAAACTTCTTGCCATTATTGATGCTGTCCAAGATGGTATATTAGCAATAAATCACAATGAACAAGTAGAACTTTTTAATAATTATTGCGAAAAAATATTTAATACAAAAAAAGAATGTATAGTTGGGAAAAATGTAAAGCAACTTTTAGGTTATGATGAACCTATTATTAATCTTTTAAAAACTGGTAAGGATTATGATAACATTGAAGTATTTACAAAAAATACTAAAGGTAATTTTCACTACATTACTTCAGGACGTTCTGTAAAGGATGACAATGGACAAACTTTAGCTGCAGTTGCATCCCTGAAAGACATAGATGAAGCTATAGAAATGACAAATGTTATTATCTCTAAAGAAGATTTAGCTTTTAAAGATATTATAGGAAATAGTGCTTCCATGATAAATATAAGAAAAATATGCACAGCTGTTGCAAATGGTAATTCTACCATACTTCTTCGTGGTGAAAGTGGCACTGGAAAAGAATTATTTGCAAAAGCTATACATAAATTAAGTTCAAGATCCAATAAAAACTTTCTCGCTATAAATTGTGCAGCTCTTCCTGATAACCTTATAGAAAGTGAACTTTTTGGATATGAAAAAGGTAGTTTTACTGGAGCTACTGAAAAAGGTAAGGATGGTTTATTCAAAGCAGCACATAATGGTACCTTATTTCTAGATGAGATTGGTGAGTTATCACTTCCTCTTCAAGCAAAGCTTTTAAGGGTTTTGCAAGAAGGTACCATAAGAAAAATAGGTAGTAACATAGAACAAAAAATAGATGTAAGGATAATTGCAGCAACTAATAGAAATTTAGAAGATATGATTAGTAAAAATACTTTTAGAGAAGATTTATATTATAGACTTAATGTAATACCTATATATATTCCTTGCCTTAAAGATAGGATTGAAGATATACCTATGTTAGTTAACTTTTTTATAAAAAACTTGAATAAACAAATGGGAAAAAACATAAAAGGTGCTGAAATGGCCTTTATGGAAAAACTTGCAAATTCTAATTGGCCTGGTAATATACGTGAATTAAAAAATGTTGTAGAAAGAGCTATGAATCTATGTCATGGAAGTCTTCTCAAAGAAGAAAACTTAATTATGGACTTCGAAAAAAATTCGAATCATAAAACACCATCAGATGACTATGAATTCAATTTTAATTTTAAATTAAAAGATGTAGTTGAAGATGCTGAAAAAAAAGCTCTTATTTCAGCTATAAAAAAATATAAAAGTTGCAGGAAAGCTGCCAAAGCTCTTGGAGTATCTCATACTACTATAATAAATAAATTGAATAAATACAAAATAGATTTTCATTAA
- the megL gene encoding methionine gamma-lyase has translation MEDIKKMGFNTLAIHGGHVGDKQFGSLATPIYQTSTFIFDSAEQGGKRFAGEENGYIYSRLGNPTCSEVEDKLALLEGAEAAVSTASGMGAISAALWTALKAGDHVVASDTLYGCTFALLNHGLTRFGVDVTFVDATNIEDIKKALKPNTKVVYLETPANPTLKINDIKKISTVAHENNKDCLVFVDNTFCTPYIQRPLELGADVVVHSATKYLNGHGDVIAGFAVGKKEFIDQVKLFGLKDMTGAVLSPFNAYLIIRGMKTLPIRMERHCENAMKVAKFLEAHPAISKVYYPGLESFEYNGLAKSQMKLPGAMISFELKGGVAEGALVMNSLKLATLAVSLGDSETLIEHPASMTHSPYSAEERHAAGISDGLVRLSVGLEDAEDIISDLKQALDLIVK, from the coding sequence ATGGAAGATATTAAAAAAATGGGATTTAACACATTAGCAATACATGGTGGTCATGTTGGTGATAAACAATTTGGATCTTTAGCTACTCCAATATATCAAACATCAACTTTTATATTTGATTCAGCTGAGCAAGGCGGAAAAAGATTTGCTGGTGAAGAAAACGGTTATATATATTCTAGACTTGGAAATCCAACTTGTTCAGAAGTTGAAGATAAATTAGCTTTATTAGAAGGTGCTGAAGCTGCTGTATCTACTGCATCTGGTATGGGCGCAATTTCTGCTGCACTTTGGACTGCACTTAAAGCTGGTGATCATGTGGTTGCATCAGATACTTTATATGGATGCACTTTTGCTCTTTTAAATCATGGTCTTACAAGATTTGGCGTTGATGTAACATTTGTTGATGCAACAAATATTGAAGACATAAAAAAAGCATTAAAACCAAATACAAAAGTTGTTTATCTTGAAACTCCAGCAAACCCAACATTAAAAATTAATGATATTAAAAAAATATCTACTGTAGCTCATGAAAATAATAAGGATTGTCTTGTATTTGTAGATAATACATTCTGTACTCCTTATATTCAAAGGCCTCTAGAATTGGGTGCGGACGTAGTTGTTCATTCTGCAACTAAATACTTAAATGGACATGGAGATGTTATCGCTGGATTCGCAGTTGGCAAAAAAGAATTCATAGATCAAGTTAAACTTTTTGGATTAAAAGATATGACTGGCGCAGTACTTAGTCCTTTTAATGCATACCTTATTATAAGAGGTATGAAAACTTTGCCTATAAGAATGGAAAGACATTGCGAAAATGCTATGAAGGTTGCTAAATTCTTAGAAGCACATCCTGCTATTTCAAAAGTGTATTATCCTGGTCTTGAAAGTTTCGAATATAATGGCCTTGCTAAATCTCAAATGAAACTTCCAGGTGCTATGATTTCCTTTGAATTAAAAGGTGGCGTGGCAGAAGGTGCTCTAGTTATGAACAGTTTAAAACTAGCAACTCTTGCCGTAAGCTTAGGGGATTCTGAAACTCTTATTGAGCATCCTGCTTCCATGACTCACTCACCATATTCAGCAGAAGAAAGACATGCTGCTGGAATAAGCGATGGTCTTGTAAGATTATCCGTTGGTCTAGAAGATGCAGAAGACATAATAAGTGATCTAAAACAAGCTCTTGATTTAATAGTAAAATAA
- a CDS encoding FMN-dependent NADH-azoreductase, with amino-acid sequence MKKLLYITASTKPEEMSTSKAVGREFVDRFIEQYSEYQLMELDIYNEYIPEMNYKYFKCRAELVSGQEYEALSQDDKLAVDRINELCDQFLSADVYVIAAPMWSVMFPAKLKTYIDCIILNNKVISVTPDKVKGLLDDKERKMVYIQSSGGVYPKIFSGKINHGVNYIHDTFKFLGISRFDKIMVEGVDMPSIGREAAIEKAVEEMEDIISNIQ; translated from the coding sequence TTGAAAAAGTTATTGTATATTACTGCCAGTACAAAACCAGAAGAAATGTCTACTAGTAAGGCTGTAGGTAGAGAATTTGTTGATAGATTTATAGAACAATATTCAGAGTATCAATTAATGGAGCTTGATATTTATAATGAATATATTCCTGAGATGAATTATAAATATTTTAAATGCAGAGCAGAATTGGTTTCAGGTCAGGAATATGAAGCATTGTCACAAGATGATAAATTAGCTGTAGATAGAATAAATGAATTATGTGATCAATTTTTAAGTGCAGATGTTTATGTAATTGCAGCACCTATGTGGAGTGTGATGTTTCCAGCTAAGTTAAAGACCTATATTGATTGTATCATACTTAACAACAAAGTTATTAGTGTAACTCCTGATAAGGTTAAAGGTTTGCTTGATGATAAGGAAAGAAAAATGGTGTATATACAATCTTCAGGAGGGGTATATCCTAAAATTTTTTCAGGTAAAATTAATCATGGAGTAAATTACATTCATGATACATTTAAGTTTTTAGGAATAAGCAGGTTCGATAAAATAATGGTTGAAGGGGTCGACATGCCATCAATTGGAAGAGAAGCAGCAATAGAAAAAGCTGTTGAAGAAATGGAAGATATAATATCTAATATACAATAG
- a CDS encoding PAS domain-containing sensor histidine kinase, producing the protein MDSIDKNRQENIYNIVSIVKLVSLCFCGIVIYNGFFMKNQNLVNENCFYIVELGLLICLMFLIYWGWSFFSIRIFKSKYIKRMQIIENMVFIIIFSFSIFLSNSYTSQYKFLFLFLIITSTLQFGMKYGMSIALISSAIILIMDLVHGPSNGVNLYFENDLILVGVFILTAWPLGHYVKIEKENLKQKDMQLKTLNSKLSKQEKHRKYVEKMLLNNEACYNLLIENSRDAIFVHRDDKVIFTNESAVKLVGFTKTEDLNEKSIFDFTTDDEKNNVKNKFKQIYDKEITRLVFEEKVMKSNGDIIIVKNTSTYFIYEGKQTILSILSDITSEKQVEKLEKDVEENIKLLNETREFNKMITEFFSNISHELKTPLNVIFSAVQVLNLYINKNQGENIEKQHKYLKVVKQNCYRLLKLINNLLDITRVDSGFLKLHAGRYNIVSVVEDITLSVVSYVESKGINLIFDTDVEEKVMNFDADKIERIILNLLSNSIKFTNSGGKIYVNMNDLGNSIIISVKDTGVGIPEDKMKMIFERFGQVDKTLRRNSEGTGIGLCLVKSFVEMHGGTIEVKSKLGEGSEFIIKLPEIITEQEPSEENSMYETNIERINIEFSDIYSQST; encoded by the coding sequence ATGGATAGTATTGATAAAAACAGACAAGAAAATATATATAATATAGTATCTATTGTGAAATTAGTTTCATTATGTTTTTGCGGAATCGTAATTTACAATGGATTTTTTATGAAAAATCAGAATCTTGTTAATGAAAATTGTTTTTATATTGTTGAATTAGGTTTGTTAATTTGTTTAATGTTCTTAATTTACTGGGGGTGGTCATTTTTTTCTATAAGGATATTTAAATCTAAATACATAAAAAGAATGCAAATTATAGAAAATATGGTATTTATCATAATATTTTCATTCTCTATCTTCCTGTCTAATAGTTATACGAGTCAATATAAATTCTTATTTTTATTTTTAATTATAACGTCAACTTTACAATTTGGTATGAAATATGGAATGAGCATAGCCTTAATTTCATCTGCAATAATATTGATAATGGATTTAGTTCATGGACCTTCTAATGGAGTTAATTTATATTTTGAAAATGATTTGATTTTAGTTGGAGTTTTTATTTTGACAGCTTGGCCATTAGGGCATTATGTTAAAATTGAAAAAGAAAATTTAAAACAAAAAGATATGCAGCTTAAAACATTGAACAGTAAATTAAGTAAACAGGAAAAACATCGTAAATATGTGGAAAAAATGCTTTTAAATAATGAAGCTTGTTATAATTTACTTATTGAAAACTCGAGAGATGCAATTTTTGTTCATCGTGATGATAAAGTGATATTTACAAATGAGAGTGCTGTAAAATTAGTTGGATTTACAAAAACAGAGGATTTAAATGAAAAATCTATTTTTGATTTTACTACTGATGATGAAAAAAATAATGTGAAAAATAAATTTAAACAAATATATGATAAAGAAATAACTAGATTAGTTTTTGAAGAGAAGGTAATGAAAAGTAATGGAGATATAATTATTGTGAAAAATACTTCTACATATTTTATATATGAAGGAAAACAAACAATATTGAGTATTTTAAGTGACATAACTTCAGAAAAGCAGGTAGAAAAGCTTGAAAAAGATGTAGAGGAAAATATAAAATTATTAAATGAAACTCGTGAATTCAATAAAATGATAACGGAATTTTTTTCAAATATATCACATGAATTGAAAACTCCTTTAAATGTTATATTTTCTGCAGTACAAGTATTAAATTTATATATTAATAAAAATCAAGGAGAAAATATAGAAAAACAGCATAAATATCTTAAGGTGGTAAAACAAAATTGTTATAGGCTTTTAAAGTTGATTAATAATTTATTAGATATAACTAGGGTGGATTCAGGTTTCCTTAAACTTCATGCTGGGAGGTATAACATAGTCAGTGTTGTTGAAGATATTACTTTATCTGTTGTATCATATGTAGAAAGTAAAGGAATAAATCTTATATTTGATACTGATGTGGAAGAAAAAGTAATGAATTTTGATGCAGATAAAATTGAAAGAATTATTCTTAATCTATTGTCCAATTCCATCAAATTTACTAATTCTGGAGGGAAAATATATGTAAATATGAATGATCTAGGAAACAGTATTATTATTTCTGTAAAGGATACAGGTGTTGGCATCCCTGAAGATAAAATGAAAATGATTTTTGAAAGATTTGGACAAGTTGATAAAACCTTAAGAAGAAACAGTGAAGGGACGGGTATAGGATTATGTCTTGTTAAGTCGTTTGTAGAAATGCATGGTGGAACAATCGAAGTTAAAAGTAAATTAGGAGAAGGAAGTGAGTTTATTATTAAACTTCCTGAAATAATTACAGAACAAGAACCGAGTGAAGAAAATTCTATGTATGAGACTAATATAGAAAGAATTAATATCGAATTTTCAGATATATATTCTCAATCTACATAA
- a CDS encoding cyclic lactone autoinducer peptide, whose translation MKKGLKKVAIDLSAKILKSCALSTSASACSFGFYQPKEPKCLREK comes from the coding sequence ATGAAAAAGGGTTTAAAAAAAGTTGCTATTGATTTAAGTGCTAAAATTCTTAAGTCTTGTGCTCTTTCAACATCAGCATCAGCATGTTCTTTTGGTTTTTATCAACCTAAAGAACCAAAATGTCTTAGAGAGAAATAG
- a CDS encoding accessory gene regulator ArgB-like protein — protein sequence MFFIEELSGKIGYKIAETLKLDKDSEEVIIYGAFNFLQILWSILWIMVFGIVLNVLIEVIIISFSINILRKYSGGVHASSPGRCTIIGTTVSVGLALTIHKLYWTFNIYGILFCGVVSLIFSYYIVYKFAPVDSIDKPIVKMETKKRFKGQSILILNILSIIIFVILIFYFKYNNIFLLNSIVCICVGAVWQSFTLTNKGHKILIKIDNILKNIL from the coding sequence ATGTTTTTTATTGAAGAGTTATCAGGTAAAATAGGATATAAAATTGCTGAAACGTTAAAATTAGATAAGGACTCTGAAGAAGTCATAATTTATGGAGCTTTTAACTTTTTACAGATTTTATGGTCAATTTTATGGATTATGGTATTTGGAATTGTTTTAAATGTGTTAATAGAAGTAATTATTATTTCCTTTAGCATTAATATATTAAGAAAATATTCTGGTGGTGTTCATGCGAGCTCTCCAGGAAGGTGTACTATTATTGGAACTACTGTGAGTGTAGGATTAGCTTTAACTATTCATAAATTATATTGGACATTTAATATATATGGAATACTTTTTTGTGGAGTAGTAAGTTTAATATTTTCATATTATATAGTTTACAAATTTGCTCCTGTAGATAGTATTGATAAGCCTATCGTTAAGATGGAAACTAAAAAACGTTTTAAAGGGCAATCTATATTAATACTCAATATTTTGTCTATAATTATATTTGTAATATTAATTTTTTATTTTAAATATAATAATATATTTTTGTTAAATAGCATTGTATGTATATGTGTAGGTGCTGTTTGGCAGTCATTTACACTTACGAATAAAGGGCATAAAATATTAATTAAAATAGATAATATTTTAAAAAACATTTTGTAA
- the gltA gene encoding NADPH-dependent glutamate synthase: MSNDRMKKVPVREQEPKVRAANFEEVCLGYNKEEAVQEAQRCLNCKKPMCVSQCPVSINIPGFIEHVKKGELEEAAKVIAQSSALPAVCGRVCPQESQCEGKCVLGIKGEAVSIGKLERFVADFSRENNIDLSEKQPSTGKKVAVIGSGPAGLTCAGDLAKLGHDVTIFEALHEAGGVLVYGIPEFRLPKETVVKHEVENVKKLGVKIETNVIIGRTVTIDELVNEEGFDAVFIGSGAGLPKFMGIPGENFNGVFSANEFLTRNNLMKAFKEEYETPIKAGKKVAVVGGGNVAMDAARTALRLGAEVHIVYRRSESELPARVEEVHHAKEEGIIFDLLTNPVEIVGDEKGWVKGMKCVKMELGEPDASGRRRPVEVPGSEFVMDVDTVIMSLGTSPNPLISSTTKGLEINKRKCIVAEEETGLTSREGVYAGGDAVTGAATVILAMGAGKKAANAIHEYLSK, encoded by the coding sequence ATGAGTAATGATAGAATGAAAAAGGTACCAGTAAGAGAACAAGAACCAAAAGTGAGAGCTGCAAATTTCGAAGAAGTTTGTTTAGGATATAATAAAGAAGAAGCTGTACAAGAAGCTCAAAGATGTTTAAATTGTAAAAAGCCTATGTGTGTGTCACAGTGTCCAGTATCAATAAATATACCTGGATTTATAGAACATGTTAAAAAAGGAGAACTTGAAGAAGCAGCTAAAGTTATAGCACAGTCTAGTGCACTTCCTGCAGTCTGTGGAAGAGTATGTCCGCAAGAAAGCCAATGTGAAGGAAAATGTGTGCTTGGAATAAAGGGAGAAGCAGTATCTATAGGAAAGCTTGAAAGATTCGTAGCTGATTTTTCAAGAGAAAACAATATAGATTTATCAGAAAAACAACCTAGTACTGGTAAAAAGGTTGCAGTTATAGGAAGTGGTCCAGCAGGACTTACTTGTGCAGGAGATTTAGCAAAACTAGGTCATGATGTAACTATATTTGAAGCTTTACATGAAGCAGGTGGAGTTTTAGTTTATGGAATTCCAGAATTCAGACTTCCAAAGGAAACTGTAGTTAAACATGAAGTGGAAAATGTTAAAAAGCTAGGCGTTAAGATAGAAACTAATGTAATTATAGGAAGAACTGTAACTATAGATGAGCTTGTAAATGAAGAAGGTTTTGATGCTGTGTTTATAGGTTCAGGAGCAGGATTACCAAAGTTCATGGGAATACCAGGGGAAAATTTCAATGGAGTATTTTCAGCAAATGAATTTTTAACAAGAAATAACTTAATGAAAGCATTTAAGGAAGAATATGAAACACCTATAAAAGCAGGCAAAAAAGTTGCTGTAGTAGGTGGAGGAAATGTTGCTATGGATGCTGCAAGAACAGCTTTAAGATTAGGAGCAGAAGTACACATAGTTTACAGAAGATCAGAATCAGAACTTCCAGCTAGAGTAGAAGAAGTACATCATGCAAAAGAAGAAGGTATAATTTTTGACCTTCTTACAAATCCAGTGGAAATTGTAGGAGATGAAAAGGGCTGGGTTAAAGGAATGAAATGTGTAAAAATGGAACTTGGAGAACCAGATGCATCAGGAAGAAGAAGACCTGTAGAAGTACCAGGTTCAGAGTTTGTAATGGATGTAGATACTGTGATAATGTCTCTTGGAACATCACCAAATCCATTAATATCTTCAACTACTAAAGGATTAGAAATTAATAAGAGAAAGTGTATAGTAGCAGAAGAGGAAACAGGTTTAACTTCTAGAGAAGGGGTATATGCTGGTGGAGATGCTGTAACAGGAGCTGCAACAGTAATACTTGCTATGGGAGCTGGAAAGAAAGCTGCTAATGCTATTCATGAATATCTAAGTAAATAG
- a CDS encoding sulfide/dihydroorotate dehydrogenase-like FAD/NAD-binding protein, with product MYKIVERKELAPSIFLMEIEAPRVAKSAKPGQFIIIRIDEKGERIPLTIADYDEAKGTVTIVIQALGASTNKLYNMQAGEYLADFVGPLGQPSEFVHEDLDALKKKRIMFVAGGVGAAPVYPQVKWLREKGVNVDVIIGGKTKDHLLYVKEMESIGADVHICTDDGSAGYKGLVTNLLKELIDAGNKFDEVVAIGPMIMMKFVAKLTAEYGIKTIVSLNMLMVDGTGMCGACRVSVGDEVKFTCVDGPEFDGHLVNFDEAMRRQTLYKSEEGRKLIAKEKEEGHTCSCKGGNN from the coding sequence ATGTATAAAATTGTTGAAAGAAAAGAATTAGCACCAAGTATTTTTCTAATGGAAATAGAAGCACCAAGAGTTGCAAAATCAGCTAAGCCAGGACAATTTATAATAATCAGAATTGATGAAAAGGGAGAAAGAATTCCACTTACTATTGCTGACTATGATGAAGCAAAAGGAACAGTGACTATAGTAATTCAAGCATTAGGAGCTTCAACTAACAAATTATACAACATGCAAGCTGGAGAATATTTAGCAGACTTTGTAGGTCCACTAGGACAACCATCAGAATTTGTGCATGAAGATTTAGATGCTTTAAAGAAAAAGAGAATTATGTTTGTAGCTGGTGGAGTAGGAGCTGCACCAGTATATCCACAGGTTAAATGGTTAAGAGAAAAAGGTGTAAATGTAGATGTAATTATTGGAGGAAAGACAAAAGATCATTTACTTTATGTAAAAGAAATGGAATCCATCGGAGCTGATGTACATATTTGTACAGATGATGGATCAGCAGGTTATAAAGGACTTGTAACAAATCTTTTAAAAGAGCTTATAGATGCAGGAAATAAATTTGATGAAGTTGTTGCCATAGGCCCAATGATTATGATGAAATTCGTGGCTAAACTTACAGCTGAATATGGTATTAAAACTATAGTAAGTTTAAATATGTTAATGGTAGATGGTACAGGTATGTGTGGAGCTTGCAGAGTTAGTGTTGGAGATGAAGTAAAGTTCACTTGTGTAGATGGACCAGAATTTGATGGACATTTAGTTAATTTTGATGAAGCTATGAGAAGACAAACTCTTTATAAGAGCGAAGAAGGTAGAAAACTCATTGCTAAGGAGAAAGAAGAAGGACATACTTGCAGCTGCAAAGGAGGCAACAACTAA